From Bacteroidales bacterium, one genomic window encodes:
- a CDS encoding MotA/TolQ/ExbB proton channel family protein, with amino-acid sequence MSLIDMTIKGGWLMIPLFILSILTIYIFGVKWYTIRKASKVNPNFMNDIKDLIHDGKIKSALALCKREDTPVSRLIEKGIERMGRPLTDIQAAVENLGNIEVARLEKGLPGLASIAGGAPMIGFLGTVLGMVQAFFNMSQAGNNIDITLLSGGIYTAMVTTVAGLIVGILAFFGYNYLTAKVSDLVFMLQSNTIEFMDLLHEPGDSTVAK; translated from the coding sequence ATGTCCCTGATTGACATGACAATAAAGGGAGGATGGCTGATGATTCCTCTGTTTATTCTCTCCATTTTGACCATCTATATCTTTGGTGTAAAATGGTATACAATCAGAAAGGCATCAAAGGTTAATCCTAATTTCATGAATGATATTAAGGATTTGATTCACGACGGGAAAATTAAGTCTGCGCTTGCACTGTGCAAGAGAGAAGATACGCCTGTTTCACGTCTAATTGAGAAAGGCATAGAGAGGATGGGACGTCCGCTTACAGATATACAGGCAGCCGTGGAAAACCTTGGCAATATAGAAGTTGCAAGGTTGGAGAAAGGTCTTCCGGGACTCGCTTCAATTGCGGGAGGCGCACCTATGATAGGATTTTTGGGTACCGTACTTGGTATGGTTCAGGCATTCTTTAATATGTCACAAGCCGGCAACAATATAGATATCACGCTGTTATCAGGAGGTATTTACACAGCCATGGTTACAACCGTTGCAGGTTTGATAGTTGGTATTCTTGCTTTCTTTGGGTATAACTACCTGACAGCAAAGGTTTCTGATTTGGTATTCATGCTGCAGAGCAACACAATTGAGTTCATGGATTTGCTTCATGAGCCTGGTGATAGCACCGTTGCAAA